The genomic interval TTGATGATATCAAGTTCAATACTAGAATCAAAGAGATTTTAGAAGAGGGTGTCAGTTACAATAATGAAAATATACCTAGTGTAGTAATGACTCATATCTATGTAGCTGGAGCTATGGGTGAGGGAGAAGTTGCTTTAGAACTTGGTGGGTCACGTGCAATTGCTACTAGTGATTTACCAGATGTCGATTACATAGCTTTAGGACATGTTCATAAACCAATGTGCTTTGCAAATAAAAAAGCTTATTACTGTGGTTCTCCTATCGAGTATAGAGTAACTGAAAATAGATTTGATAAAAAGATTTTTGTAGTTGATATTTTAAAAGATTCAACTACTGTAAAGGAGATACCTTTAGAAAATTATAAACCTATAAGAGAATATAGCGTAATTGGAGCAGATGAGGCTATTAATAAATCTCTAGAACTTATTGATAAAAACGAGTGGATTTATTTAAATGTAGAGTTGGAAGAACCTCTTACAAATTCTGTTATTAGAAAAATTAAATCTAATAAAAATATTTTAGAAATAGTTCCAATTATAAAAGTAAAATCAAAAGAAATTGAAGTTACAAATTATAACGAACAAACTCTCGAAGAGGCTTTTATTGAGTTTTATAAAGAAGAAACAATGGGATTACCTCCAAATGATAACATAACGAAACTTTTCTTAGAAATTTTAGAGGAGGGAGAAAGCAATGAGACCAATTAGATTAGAAATAACTGGATTACAAAGCTTTTCTAAAAAGCAGATAGTTGACTTTGATGCTCTAACAACTCTTGGACTTTTCGGTATTTTTGGTGAAACAGGAAGTGGAAAATCTACAATACTAGATGCCATGATTTTTGCAATATTTGATGAAATACCAAGAACTATGGGTAGTAAAGGGAAAAATATAAGACCATGTTTAAATCAAGATAGTGATATTTTAGAGGTTTATTTTAAATTTGCACTTGGAAAGGATATCTTTGAAATAACTAGATGTTATAAGAAAAAGTTTTCTAGAAAAGGTGAGGAGAAATTTGAACAAAGCAATCCTATTTTAATTTTAAATGGAGATGTTATAGCTGATACTGTTAAAAATGTAGAAGGCAAAATAAATGAATTCTTCGGTATAAGTGTAAATGATTTTACAAGATCAGTTGTTTTACCTCAAGGTAAGTTCAGTGAGTTTTTAAAATTAAAAGGTGCTGATAAGATGACTATGTTAGAAAATATCTTCGATTTAGAACGATATGGAACTAAAATGTCTGAAAAAATAAAAGTTAGAAATAATAAATTAAAAGAAGAGATTACATCTTTAGAAAACCAAATTAAAGGAAAAGGAGATTGTTCATTAGAAACAATAAATAATCTTAAAGCCACTTTAGCAACTAAAGAGGAAGAGTACAATAATCTTTTATCGAGTAAAAAAGAGCTATCTCAGGAATATAGTGAATTAAAAGAACTAAAAATTTTATTTGAAAAACTAGAGTCATATACATATGAACTTCAAAGATTAGATTTAGACAAAGAAGATATTAATCTATGTAAAAATATTTTAACTAAGCATGAAGTTGCACAATCCTTCAAAAGCGTTATTGATGAAATAACAAATCTTAAAGAAAGTATTTTTAACAATCAGAATAATCTCTTAAAATCAAAAAGTACTTTAGAGAATCTAAACTCAGCCCTTGAAAATCTTAAAGAACAAGAGAGAGAAAAGCAGATTGAATTAGATAAATTAATACTAGAACTAAATAATTTAAAAGTAGATTATACTGAACTTGATAATTTACGTAAAGGAGATCAATATATTAGATCATTAAAGTTTAAAGAAAAGCTTTTAGAAGAAACTTTAATAGATTCTAATTCAATCTCTTCTAACTTAAAATCTTTATATGAAAAATTGAAAGTTGATAATCTATCTTTAGAAAGTGAAAATAATAATCTTCAAAACCTTGAAAAAATAGATAAGGATAAATTAATTTCTCTTGAAGATGAAATAAAGAAATTAAATGCTGATATTAAGCTATTAGAAGAAAAACTAAAGGAAAAAAATAAATTAGAAGTTGAAATTAAAGAGGACAATTCTTTAAAAATTTCGATTACAGCAGAGTTGGAAAATTGTTTAATACAAATTAAAAATATTAACCAGCAACATTTAGAAAGTAAAGCTTTCGAAATATCTAAAAATCTCATTCATGGAGAGTCTTGTCCAGTTTGTGGATCAAAAGACCATCCAAATCCAGCTAAAGAAATTCAAAATATAGATACATCTATTTTAGATGAATTATCTAAAAATAAAGAAAGATTAGAAAAATCTATATTAGAGATAGATACAAAGCTTAATTATCGTTTGGAAAAGTTATCTGAATTGAATAGGTTAGACAATATAGATATTCTAAAAAGTGCATTAAAAATTAAAGAAAACAATATAAATGATTTAAAGGTTAAAGAAAAAGAGATTTTAGAAAATGAAAAAGAATTAAATAATAAAATTTCCACTTTGAAATCAAATATAAAAAATTCTTCATCTAATATAACTCAAAAAGAGAATGACTTAAATAAACTCAAAGAAAAATTAACTTTATATGAAAAAGAAATTTTAGAGGAGAGAGAAAATATATCTCTTCTTAAACTTGAAAGTGATTCTTTAGATTTCATTAGTAGCAGAAAAACTTTACTAGAAAATATGGATAAAGAGTATCGTGAGGTATTTAATAAAAAAGAAAATTTAGATATATCTCTTAGAGGAGTGAGAGATAATATTTTTAAAGATTTTAATGCGATTCAAACTCTTTCTCTTGAAGTAATTAGTTTAGAAGAAAAGAATAATCATTTAAAAGATAGTTATAATGATAAAAAAGAGTGGTTAAAAATAGAAGCTACTAAAAATGGATTTTTATCTATTGAAGATATCTTAAACCACATCTTAGAAAATAGCAAAATAAATATATTAAAAGATAAAATATCATCATATGAAATAGATAGTATAAGATATCAAAGTTTAAAAGATGAGGTAATGAAATCTATTGATAATAGAGTTTTTAATAAAGATAGATGGAGTGAGTTGGAAGAAAAACTTGAAGGTCTAACAATTAAAGAGAATAATCTTTTTAAAGAGATTACAGAACATAGAGGTGATTTAAATAGGCTCGAACAACTAGCCTTAGAATCTAAAGAGCTTTTAGAAAAAATAGATAAACTTATTTTAAAACAAGATGATATCATCACTCTTCAGAAAAAATTTGAAGGAAGAAAATTTGTAAAATTTCTAGCTAGAAAAAAATTAGATTATATAGCTTATGAAGCATCTAAAAGATTACAAAAAATTACAAGAGGTAGATATATTTTAACAGTTGATAATAACTGTGATTTTAATATTGTAGATGCTTTTAATAGTAACTTTACTAGAGAGTGTTCAACACTTTCAGGAGGAGAAACTTTTATCGTATCTCTTGTGCTAGCTTTAGCCTTATCTAGCCAACTACAGTTAAAAGGAAAAATACAGCTTGAGTTTTTCTTTTTAGATGAAGGATTTGGAACTTTAGATGCTACTCTTCTTGATAGAGTTATTGAAATTCTAGAAGAGATCAGATGGAAAGATGCAATGAAAATAGGAATTATAAGTCACGTTGAAGATTTAAAAATTAGAATTCCAAGAAGATTAGAAGTTACTCCAGCAGTTCCTGGAGAATCAGGTAGTATAATAAAATTAATATAAAAATGAATGCGAGGTTTTAATGAGAACAATTGGAGTATTTGATTCTGGAGTAGGGGGAGTTTCAGTATTAAAAGAGGTTATAAAAGAGTTTCCCTATGATAATATCATCTATTTTGGAGATAGTCTACATGCTCCTTATGGGGATAGAGAGATTGAAGAGATTCGTGCGCTCTGTCTAAAGGTCTCAGACTTCTTAGTTTATGAAAAAAAAGTTGATGCTATAGTTATAGCTTGTAATACAGCTACTGGAGCAGCCATGCACATAATGAAAGAAAGATATCACATTCCAGTTGTTGGAGTGGTAAATAATGGTGTTAAAGAAGGAATAAGAGTAACTAAAAATAAAAACATTGGAGTTATTGCTACTCCTGCTACAATTAAAATGGATATCTATTTAAAAGAGTTCAATAGAATTGATAAAAATTTAAATATTTATCAAGTTAAATGTCCACTTTTTGTTGGAATGATTGAAAGAGGATGGATTGACAATGAAGAGAGTAATCAGTTAATTAAAGATTATTTAAGTAATCTACCTCAAAATGTTGATACTCTTATTTTAGGATGCACCCATTATCCATTAATTGAAAAATATATAAAAAGACATTTTATTGGAAGTATTGTAGACCCTGCCAAAGAGACTGCAAAGTCTTTAAAAACAATTATAGGTGAAGGGGGATCTTCTGAAAAAACATCTATAAAATTTTTTGTTAGTGGTGATTGCCAAAAATTCAAAGAAGTTGCTCAAGAGTTTTTAGGAACAAATATCGATAAGGTCGAAAAAATTATCTTATAGGAGAGTATTTTATGAAAAGGATTCGTTTGTTTTTATTTCTTATTTTTACAATGAGTGTTGCTCTTTTTTCAGCAACAATTAATATAGTGCAAGAAGGAGATCCTAGAACATTTGATCCTCATTTTGGAAACGATGGATTTTCTTTAAGAATAAATCGTTTATTATATTCTAGACTTTTAGAAAAAAATTCAAATATGGAAACTGTTTTAGGAGTAGCTAAAAGCTATAAATTTATAGATAATAAAACTATTGACTTTACTTTAAAAGATAATGTTTTTTTTCAAAATGGAGAGAACTTAACTTCTGAAGATGTTAAGTTCTCTTTTGAAAGAATGAAAAAATCTCCTAGAATTGCAGGAATATTACCTCCTATCAAAGAGATTATTATAAAGGATAAATATAATTTTCAAATGATTTTAGAAAAACCATTTTCAGCGATTATAGATCAACTTACTCATCCTGCGCTAAGCATTGTGAGCAAAAATTATCTAACAAAAAATCCAGATATTTTAGTGGAACAACCTATGGGAAGCGGTAAATATATTTTAGAAAGCTGGTCTCCAGGAGAGGGATTAGTACTTGAAAGATTTGAAAACTATTTTGATACTAAGCCAACTTACGAAAAAATAAATATAAAAACAATACCTTTAGCAACAAATAGAACTATAGCCCTTGAAACAGGAGAAGCTGATATAGCTTTTTCTCTACCACCTCAAGATGAAAAAACTATTAATAATAATGGGAATTTAAAATTTATATCTAAGCCATCATACTCATAT from Cetobacterium somerae carries:
- a CDS encoding SbcC/MukB-like Walker B domain-containing protein; this translates as MRPIRLEITGLQSFSKKQIVDFDALTTLGLFGIFGETGSGKSTILDAMIFAIFDEIPRTMGSKGKNIRPCLNQDSDILEVYFKFALGKDIFEITRCYKKKFSRKGEEKFEQSNPILILNGDVIADTVKNVEGKINEFFGISVNDFTRSVVLPQGKFSEFLKLKGADKMTMLENIFDLERYGTKMSEKIKVRNNKLKEEITSLENQIKGKGDCSLETINNLKATLATKEEEYNNLLSSKKELSQEYSELKELKILFEKLESYTYELQRLDLDKEDINLCKNILTKHEVAQSFKSVIDEITNLKESIFNNQNNLLKSKSTLENLNSALENLKEQEREKQIELDKLILELNNLKVDYTELDNLRKGDQYIRSLKFKEKLLEETLIDSNSISSNLKSLYEKLKVDNLSLESENNNLQNLEKIDKDKLISLEDEIKKLNADIKLLEEKLKEKNKLEVEIKEDNSLKISITAELENCLIQIKNINQQHLESKAFEISKNLIHGESCPVCGSKDHPNPAKEIQNIDTSILDELSKNKERLEKSILEIDTKLNYRLEKLSELNRLDNIDILKSALKIKENNINDLKVKEKEILENEKELNNKISTLKSNIKNSSSNITQKENDLNKLKEKLTLYEKEILEERENISLLKLESDSLDFISSRKTLLENMDKEYREVFNKKENLDISLRGVRDNIFKDFNAIQTLSLEVISLEEKNNHLKDSYNDKKEWLKIEATKNGFLSIEDILNHILENSKINILKDKISSYEIDSIRYQSLKDEVMKSIDNRVFNKDRWSELEEKLEGLTIKENNLFKEITEHRGDLNRLEQLALESKELLEKIDKLILKQDDIITLQKKFEGRKFVKFLARKKLDYIAYEASKRLQKITRGRYILTVDNNCDFNIVDAFNSNFTRECSTLSGGETFIVSLVLALALSSQLQLKGKIQLEFFFLDEGFGTLDATLLDRVIEILEEIRWKDAMKIGIISHVEDLKIRIPRRLEVTPAVPGESGSIIKLI
- the murI gene encoding glutamate racemase — its product is MRTIGVFDSGVGGVSVLKEVIKEFPYDNIIYFGDSLHAPYGDREIEEIRALCLKVSDFLVYEKKVDAIVIACNTATGAAMHIMKERYHIPVVGVVNNGVKEGIRVTKNKNIGVIATPATIKMDIYLKEFNRIDKNLNIYQVKCPLFVGMIERGWIDNEESNQLIKDYLSNLPQNVDTLILGCTHYPLIEKYIKRHFIGSIVDPAKETAKSLKTIIGEGGSSEKTSIKFFVSGDCQKFKEVAQEFLGTNIDKVEKIIL
- a CDS encoding metallophosphoesterase family protein — encoded protein: MRVLHTSDWHLGKKLEGQSRILEQKLFINALESVIKEEKIDLILLAGDIYDTYNPSAEAEKLFFDSIKQLSLNGEVGIIIIPGNHDNPQRLTAVSHLAKDYGVIIYDSAFQEITIGKYGTLNIYNSVPGGIFIEKNNKKIYIYNLPFPSEATLNETFDDIKFNTRIKEILEEGVSYNNENIPSVVMTHIYVAGAMGEGEVALELGGSRAIATSDLPDVDYIALGHVHKPMCFANKKAYYCGSPIEYRVTENRFDKKIFVVDILKDSTTVKEIPLENYKPIREYSVIGADEAINKSLELIDKNEWIYLNVELEEPLTNSVIRKIKSNKNILEIVPIIKVKSKEIEVTNYNEQTLEEAFIEFYKEETMGLPPNDNITKLFLEILEEGESNETN
- a CDS encoding ABC transporter substrate-binding protein — translated: MKRIRLFLFLIFTMSVALFSATINIVQEGDPRTFDPHFGNDGFSLRINRLLYSRLLEKNSNMETVLGVAKSYKFIDNKTIDFTLKDNVFFQNGENLTSEDVKFSFERMKKSPRIAGILPPIKEIIIKDKYNFQMILEKPFSAIIDQLTHPALSIVSKNYLTKNPDILVEQPMGSGKYILESWSPGEGLVLERFENYFDTKPTYEKINIKTIPLATNRTIALETGEADIAFSLPPQDEKTINNNGNLKFISKPSYSYTYMGLNLQKDTFKDSNIRRGLNLAIDKEAILEVVLNGEGKIANSPVAEGVKGHNPNLKNLGYDKNEASKLLAPLKDKILTLATMSNNIDIQTAEIIAGYLNDIGVNVQITVLEPSIYWVKTNSGEFDMFIGSWGSVTGDSDYALYPTHHSSAFGAPGNRTFFSDEKVDKLLEEARSTLDKNKREIIYQQVQEIIVNNNSEVMLFYRDLNGALNKKVQGFEMYPIPIHDYSLGTIH